Part of the Terrisporobacter glycolicus ATCC 14880 = DSM 1288 genome is shown below.
AATTATTTTATTTTTTCAACTTCATTTATTTTTATATTTTAACAAAAAAACATGTAGATTAATCTACATGTTTTTAAAAATATCATTATTCAGATACTATTTCTTTACCTTTGTAATGTCCACAATCTGGACAAACTCTATGTGGTAATTTGGGTTCATGACATTGTGGACACTCTACGAATCCTGTTGCTGTCATTTTTGAGTTAGCCGCTCTTCTCATTTTAGTTTTTGATTTAGCTGTTTTACGCTTAGGTACTGCCATTTAAGCCACCTCCTTAGTCATTTTTAAATAAATCTTTTAATTTAGCAAAACGTGGATCTGTATCATCCTCGTCATTGGCAATTTGGCTACATGCACAAGTTTCCCTATTTAGGTTAGCTCCACAATCTTGACAAAGTCCTTCACAGTCTTCTTTACAAAGAGATTGTGTTGGTAAATTAAAAATTAATGTTTGTCCTATTATGTCAAGTAAATTTACTTCATCACCGTCAACAATAAAAGCATCATAATCTTCAAACTCATCTTCATCAAAATCTTCTTTCACTAAGAAACCTTCTATAGCATATTCTATTGGTACTTTAACTTCATCTAAACATCTAGCACAATTGTCTATCATTTGAAAACTAACATTAGCATCTAAATAATATCCTTTATTAGTTCTAGATATTTTACCTGTTAGGTTTAACGGTGAAGCTATTTTATATGTGTTCTCACAATAATTAATAGTATCAATTTTTTGTGAAAAATTCAAGTCTATTTTATCAGTTTCTTTTCTATCTAACTTATCTAGACTAATTATCATACTTTCACCTCGTTATATTACCAAATTTATTATACAAATCTAGTCAATGTTTGTCAAGTATTTTTACTTGATAGTTAAAAATAAGATTTTAATACTTTGTTTGTAAATATCTTCAAAATATGTTGGTAAAATTATTTTAAGGTAGGTCCAAGCCTACCTTAAAATTTATAATACCTTTATAAATAACATATTTTATAATTATTTAACTAGTGTTAAAGTATCTCTTGCTATCATTAATTCTTCGTTTGTAGGTACTAATAATATTTTAACTGCAGAATCTTCTGTAGATATTACTCTTTCTTTACCTCTAACTTTATTAGCTTCTTTATCTAACTTCATTCCTAAGAATTCCATGTTTGAAGCTATAGCTTCTCTTATTTCTATTCCGTTTTCACCAACACCAGCAGTGAATACCACAGCATCTACACCGTTCATTTCAGCAGCATAAGAACCTATATATTTTTTAACTTTTTGTACATATGCATCTAAAGCAACTTGAGCTTTTTCGTCACCTTTTTCTGCTGCACCTTCTATATCTCTAAAATCAGAAGAAATACCAGTCATTCCATATACTCCTGATTGTTTGTTCATCATTGCATCTAATTGATCAGCATTTAAGTTTTCTTTTCTCATTAAGAATGGTAATATAGCAGCATCTATATCTCCGCATCTAGTTCCCATTATTAAACCTTCTAATGGAGTGAATCCCATAGAAGTATCTACACATTTACCGCCATCAACAGCCGCTATAGAAGCTCCGTTTCCTAAGTGACAAGTTATTATTTTAAGATCTTTTATGTCTTTGCCTAACATTTCTGCAGCTTTTTGAGATACATATTTATGAGAAGTTCCGTGGAATCCATATCTTCTTACACCGTATTTAGTGTATAACTCATGTGGTAAACCATATAAGTAAGATTTCTTAGGCATTGTTTGATGGAAAGCAGTATCAAATACAGCTACCATTGGCACTCCTGGAAGTATAGCTTTACAAGCATCTATTCCCATTATGTTAGCTGGGTTATGAAGTGGAGCTAAATCTATACATTCTTTTAAAGCCGCTTCTACTTCATCAGTTATAACAACTGAAGTTGCAAATTTTTCACCAGCATGAACAACTCTGTGTCCTACTGCTTCTACTTCTTTAATATCTTTTACACCACCGTAAGTTGAGTCAACTACAGCATCTAAAACTAATTTTATAGCTTCTTCATGGTTTTTCATTGGTTGTTCAACTATGTATTTACCTTCAACACCATCTTTTTCTTGTTTAAGTATAGAACCTTCTATACCTATTCTTTCTACTAATCCTACACATAATACTGCTTCATTTTCCATATCTATTAATTGATATTTTAATGAAGAACTACCACAGTTTAATACTAATACTTTCATTATTAGCAATCCTCCTTAAAAATTTAAAAATTTTCCTTAAATTAATATTCAAAATGACTATTTAACTTTATATTGTCAATCATAATAAATATAACACCTTTTTAATTAAAAGTACATACTATTTATAAAAATATCCTTATGTAATATTTAAATATTACGACATATTCCTTTTAATTAATTATTTATTTGGTATAATAAATAATTAGTTAAATTTAACCTTCAAAATAAGATGTCTTACTTATTATTAATATAATAAAACATATTTATGTACCATAAAACACATTTATATTATTCTATTATTATTAAGTATTTCCTCTATTTTTGTCAACTTAAAAAATATAATATACTATTATGTAGTAAAATTTACCAAAAGGAGCATTGTATGAACTTATTAGGATTAATCGTTGAATACAACCCATTTCACAATGGTCATAAATACCATTTAGAAAAATCAAAAGAAAAAACAAATGCGACTCATACCATGGCCATAATGAGTGGGTCTTTCTTACAAAGAGGAGAACCTGCTTTATTTGATAAATATACAAGAGCTGAAATGGCCGTAAAAAGTGGTATAGATTTAGTAATAGAGCTTCCAACTCTATACGCTTGTCAAAGTGCAGAAATCTTTTCACATGGAGCTATAAGTATTTTAAACTCTCTTAATTGTGTTAATTCAGTTTGTTTCGGTAGTGAAGAAGGTAGCATTGAAATTTTAAATAGTATAGCAGGAATTTTAGTTCAAGAACCTAAAGAATTTAAATCAACTTTAAAAAAATATTTAGATGATGGTCACGTTTTCCCTGCAGCAAGAAGTAAAGCTTTATATGAATATATAAAAGCAAAAAACCTCTTACACTTAAACGAAAATGAACTTCAACAAATTTTGAACTCTTCTAATAATATTTTAGGTATTGAATATATTAAAAGCTTAATTAAATTAAATAGTAATATTAAGCCTTACACTATTACTAGAGTTGCTTCGGAGTATAATTCTAGTGATATAAGTAGCAACATTTGTTCAGCTACAGCTATTAGAAATGCCCTGAGAGATGTGAATAATTTAAAATACATTGAAGACGTTATCCCAAAAGCAACTTTTAATGAAATAAGCAACAAAATCGATAGTAATTTCACCCCTATATTTGATTACATGTTTTACAATATATTATCATCTATTATCATTAGAGATTATGAAAATTTGCATAATTACTTTGAAGTAAATGAAGGTATAGAAAATAAAATTTATTCAAATATATTTACATCTTCTAATTTAGAAGAATTAATAAATTCCACAAAATCAAAACGTTACACCATGACTAAAATAAAGAGAACTTTAAATAATATTTTATTAGGTATTACAAAAGAAGATATTATCGGTGTAAAAGACCTAAACTCAATTCCTTACATTAGAGTTTTAGCCTTTAATAGCAAAGGTCGTGAAATCATAAAAAAAATTAAAAATTCTAGTGATGTTGAAATTGTCACTAAGTTTTCAAAAATAAGTCATATCGACGACCCCATATTTAAAACTCTTATTAAATATGACTTAAAATCTAGTAATATATATAATCTTATCTATTATCAAAATAATAAACACTTATTAAAAGGACCAATGGATTATTATCTATCACCTAAATATTTGCCATAATTAAAAAGAAAAGGGCTCTATCAATATCCCTTTTCTTTTTTAATCACTGAATTTTTCATATTTCACTTTTTAAATTAATATAATACCTTAAAGTCTTTATTTATAGGTGATTTTATGAACATATCTAAATTAACAAAATATTTTTTACCAAAAATCATAGTTTTATTATTAATTATTGGGATTATAATTTTTCCCAACGATTCCATTGAAGCCGCAAAAAATGGAATACATATATGGGTTAATATATTGATGCCCTCTTTACTACCTTTCATAATCGGTGCTAATTTAATAGTTTCATTGAAGGTTGTTGATATTATAGGCGCTATAATAAACCCCATAACACAACTCATTTTTAATGTATCAGGCAAAAGTGCATTAGTTTTTGCTATTTCTGCTGTATCAGGTTATCCTGTTGGAGCTAGACTAGCATCTGATTTAAGGCTAAATCAAGATATTTCTCAATGCGAAGGACAAAGATTAGTATCTTTTTGTTCAACATCGGGACCTTTATTTATAATTGGTGCAGTTGCTGTTGGAATGTTAAATGACGCATCCTTAGGATACATTATGCTCATTTGCCATTATTTAGGATCCATAACCGTAGGTTTACTTTTCAGAAGATACGGAAAAGAAAAAAGAGAAAGATCAAATAAAACCATAATAAATAACATAAAACATATAATTAATACTCCTGAAAAATATGGTTTTTTCATTTCTTTTGGTAATGCCGTTGTAAGTGGTGTAAATACTTTATTAGCTGTTGGTGGTTTTGTAATAATTTTTTCTGTTGTTTTTAAAATATTAACTTTATTCAATATAATCGACGGCATATCTACCATACTTTGTTTTTTATTTTCTTTTTTAGGTATAACAAAAGAAGTTTGTTCTGCTTTTATTAGTGGATTATTCGAAATAACCATAGGTTGTAATAATGTTACTAATATTACATACGTTTCTGAAGCAATTAAAGCAAGCTTATGCAGTTTCATTATAGGTTTTAGCGGTTTGTCTATATTGGCCCAGTGTTGTAGCTTTATAGCTAAAACAGACATTAAAACCAACATTTACATATTTAATAAATTTTTGCACGGTACATTTGCAGCGTTGTACACTTTTTTACTTTACCCTGTAAGTAAAAATTATTTACCTGTTTCAAATTTTTCATCAATTTATAACTCTGTTTATAATAACAACATTCTAAATCATTATTTTTATAACTTTAAAATATTTCTAATTATAACTGTAATTATTTATATAATATTTAATCTATATTTTTTATACATAACAAAGGATTAATTTATAAAATAAGGAAAGCTCCCAATTCACTGGGAGCTTATTTTCTATTCTTCTCGTAATTCTCTTTTATTTCTTTTTACAATTTCTAACGTTTCAAATAAATTTTGTTCAACAGAACTTATCACATCTTCTGCATACTCAATAGAACCTTCTCTAATTTCAAGAGCATATGACTCTGCTCTACTTATAATTTCTGAAGCTCTTTCTTTTGCTCTTTCTACTACTTCATTAGATTCTACAATATCATCAAATTGTTGTTTAAGATTTTCTTCGAACTGCTCACCTTCTCTAGCCTTAATTTGTGCTTCCTGATTAGCTTGTTCTATAATTTGTTCTGCTTCTGCTTTTGCTTCTGTTATTATTCTTTGTCTTTCTCTATTTATCCATATTGCTTGATTTACTTCCTCTGGCATTAATGCTTTAATATCATTAATAATAGCAAGTATTTCTTCTTTATCTATACTAATTGATTTCCTTGCTAAACCTTTAAGTGGCGCATTCTCTATTAATTCCTCTAGTTCTTGAAATAAATCCATAATTTCTAAATCTATTTTCATACTAATCCCCCTAAATTACTATTTCGTCTTGTTTTCTATCGCCTTAATAACTTCCATAGGCACTAAATTCTTAACATCGGCTCCAAAGTTTAAAACTTCTTTAATTAATGACGAACTTACAAAAGAGTACTGTTTGTTAGTTGGCAAAAATATGGTTTCTATATCAGGATTTAATTCTTTGTTCATATGAGCCATTTGTAGCTCATAGTTTACATCGTCTTCACTTCTTACCCCTCTAACCAAAGTATCTATCCCATTTTCTTTGCAATAATTAACTAATAAACCTTGAAATTCAATAACTTTAATATTATTTAATCCTTTTGTACAAATCTTAATTAACTCTACTCTTTCTTCTAATGTGAAAAGCCCCTTTTTATTAGGATTTATAAGCACTCCTATTTGTAATTCATCAAATAATTTGGCAGCTCTAAAAATTATATCTAAATGCCCATTGGTAATTGGATCAAAGCTACCAGCAAATATTGCTTTACGCATTGGTTTGTCCATGTTATTCCTCCACTTTATAGAATGTTAATGTTGTATTTCCATACTTTTTGTCTCTACTTTTGTATAACCTTCCAATATTATCTGGAAACTTATCTTTAGTGTCATGTTCTACCACAATAATTCCGTCTTTCTTTAAAAGGTTATTATTATCTATACTACCTAATGCATCACTAAACATATTCTTATAATATGGAGGATCCATAAATATAACATCAAATTTTTCATTTTTTAAAGCTAGAGAATTTATAGCACCTTTAAAATCTAAATTTAACACAATGCTTTCATTCTCAACTCTTGCCTTCTTTATATTAGTCTTTACAATATTTATACTTTCCTTACTATTATCTATAAAAATACATTTATTCGCTCCTCTTGATAAACACTCAATTCCTAAAGAACCTGTCCCAGCAAATAAATCTAATATATTACTATCCATTATATATGGATTTATTATATTAAACAAAGATTCTTTAACCCTATCTGTTGTAGGCCTTACATCATCATTTTTAGGAGCAATCAATTTTAGTCCTCTTGCTTTTCCTGAAATAACTCTCAAAATTATGTCTCCTTTCTTTATTTTACCATAAATTTCAATTAATTTAATGAGATTTCTTCACGTTCACTAAATTTATACAATATTTCTTCTTTTAATCTTTTATTATCTTCTTTTTGTAATTTTGCATCTTGACCAATTATGTATCTAGCTTCTAATTGAGCCTGTTTTAATATTTTTATATGTTTAAAAATATTTGCAATTTTTAACTCTGGAAGACCGTGTTGTCTTGTTCCAAAAAATTCTCCTGATCCTCTTATTTCTAAGTCTTTTTGAGATATTTTAAATCCATCTGTAGTTTCTTCCATTATATCCATTCTTTCTCTACACACTTCAGTCTTTGAGTTATAAATTAGTATACAATATGATTTATGTTTTCCTCTTCCCACACGTCCTCTAAGCTGATGAAGTTGAGCTAAACCAAATCTTTCTGCATTTTCGATTATCATCAATGTAGCATTAGGTACATTAACTCCAACTTCAATAACTGTAGTAGATACTAATATATCTAACTTTTTATTTTTAAAGTCATCCATTATACCATCTTTGTCACTAGGTCTCATCTTTCCATGAAGTAGACCTACTCTTAAATCCGAAAAGAATTCTCTTTTTAGCTCTTCTACAAGTTCAACTGCTGCTGTAGCTTCTATTTTTTCACTTTCGTCTACCAGAGGACAAACTACATAAACTTGTCTTCCTTTTTCAACTTCACTTCTTACTAAATTTTCATAAGCTTCATTTCTTCTTTTATATTCTATAGCAATAGTTTCCACAGGTTGCCTTCCTGGTGGCAACTCATCTATTATAGAGATATCTAAATCTCCATATAAAATTAAAGCTAATGTTCTAGGTATTGGTGTTGCCGTCATAACAAGGATATCTGGACTGTTCCCTTTGTTTGATAATCGTCCCCTTTGTCTAACTCCAAATCTATGTTGTTCATCTGTTATAACTATTCCTAAGTTTTTGAATTCCACCTTATCTTCAATAAGAGCATGAGTTCCAATAAGAATATCTATTTCTTGATTTTTTACTTTTTCTAATACTTTTTCTTTTTGTTTTTTTGTAAGACTTCCCACAAGCAACTCAGACTTAATATTAAAGGATCCTAGTGTTTCTTTGAATGATTCATAGTGTTGTGACGCCAAAATCTCTGTAGGAGCCATTAAAGCCCCCTGGTAACCATTTAAAACTGCACTTGTTAATGCAAGTAATGCTACTACTGTTTTCCCGCTTCCAACATCGCCTTGAACCAATCTATTCATTACTTTAGAATCAGTCATATCTTCTGTAATTTCATTTAACGCTCGTCCCTGAGCCTTAGTTAGTTTAAACGGAAGAGATTTTATTATATCATTTAATTTTTCTTTTTCTTCAAATTCTATTCCACTAGCTTCATTTATACCACTTTTAAAATAAAATAGTCCTAACTGTAAAATTAGAAATTCTTCAAAAACTAATCTATATAATGCAACTTTTAAAGTTTCTTTGTTAGTTGGAGAATGTATATTCCTAACAGCAAAATCAATACCACACAATTTGTATTTTTCTAATATATATTGTGGTAGATATTCTTTTACCTTAAATTCTTCCTTTACAAGAACTGATTTAATCATTCCTTGCAACTCTTTATTTGTTAAACCATAAGTCAAAGGATATACTGGCTCAATTTTACAATTAGATATTGACTTATTAGTGTAATGTTCAACCTCAATAGGCATAAACTCTTTAAAATTATTTTCTATCTTAACTTTTCCAAAAACTAAAATACTATCTCCACTCTTAAATACCTTTGTAATGTATTCTTGATTAAAAAATGACATTTTTATATATCCACTATCATCCCTTAAATCCATTCTTGTTATTTT
Proteins encoded:
- the rpmF gene encoding 50S ribosomal protein L32, which codes for MAVPKRKTAKSKTKMRRAANSKMTATGFVECPQCHEPKLPHRVCPDCGHYKGKEIVSE
- a CDS encoding YceD family protein — translated: MIISLDKLDRKETDKIDLNFSQKIDTINYCENTYKIASPLNLTGKISRTNKGYYLDANVSFQMIDNCARCLDEVKVPIEYAIEGFLVKEDFDEDEFEDYDAFIVDGDEVNLLDIIGQTLIFNLPTQSLCKEDCEGLCQDCGANLNRETCACSQIANDEDDTDPRFAKLKDLFKND
- a CDS encoding acetate/propionate family kinase, with translation MKVLVLNCGSSSLKYQLIDMENEAVLCVGLVERIGIEGSILKQEKDGVEGKYIVEQPMKNHEEAIKLVLDAVVDSTYGGVKDIKEVEAVGHRVVHAGEKFATSVVITDEVEAALKECIDLAPLHNPANIMGIDACKAILPGVPMVAVFDTAFHQTMPKKSYLYGLPHELYTKYGVRRYGFHGTSHKYVSQKAAEMLGKDIKDLKIITCHLGNGASIAAVDGGKCVDTSMGFTPLEGLIMGTRCGDIDAAILPFLMRKENLNADQLDAMMNKQSGVYGMTGISSDFRDIEGAAEKGDEKAQVALDAYVQKVKKYIGSYAAEMNGVDAVVFTAGVGENGIEIREAIASNMEFLGMKLDKEANKVRGKERVISTEDSAVKILLVPTNEELMIARDTLTLVK
- a CDS encoding nucleotidyltransferase — its product is MNLLGLIVEYNPFHNGHKYHLEKSKEKTNATHTMAIMSGSFLQRGEPALFDKYTRAEMAVKSGIDLVIELPTLYACQSAEIFSHGAISILNSLNCVNSVCFGSEEGSIEILNSIAGILVQEPKEFKSTLKKYLDDGHVFPAARSKALYEYIKAKNLLHLNENELQQILNSSNNILGIEYIKSLIKLNSNIKPYTITRVASEYNSSDISSNICSATAIRNALRDVNNLKYIEDVIPKATFNEISNKIDSNFTPIFDYMFYNILSSIIIRDYENLHNYFEVNEGIENKIYSNIFTSSNLEELINSTKSKRYTMTKIKRTLNNILLGITKEDIIGVKDLNSIPYIRVLAFNSKGREIIKKIKNSSDVEIVTKFSKISHIDDPIFKTLIKYDLKSSNIYNLIYYQNNKHLLKGPMDYYLSPKYLP
- the ylbJ gene encoding sporulation integral membrane protein YlbJ; translation: MNISKLTKYFLPKIIVLLLIIGIIIFPNDSIEAAKNGIHIWVNILMPSLLPFIIGANLIVSLKVVDIIGAIINPITQLIFNVSGKSALVFAISAVSGYPVGARLASDLRLNQDISQCEGQRLVSFCSTSGPLFIIGAVAVGMLNDASLGYIMLICHYLGSITVGLLFRRYGKEKRERSNKTIINNIKHIINTPEKYGFFISFGNAVVSGVNTLLAVGGFVIIFSVVFKILTLFNIIDGISTILCFLFSFLGITKEVCSAFISGLFEITIGCNNVTNITYVSEAIKASLCSFIIGFSGLSILAQCCSFIAKTDIKTNIYIFNKFLHGTFAALYTFLLYPVSKNYLPVSNFSSIYNSVYNNNILNHYFYNFKIFLIITVIIYIIFNLYFLYITKD
- the coaD gene encoding pantetheine-phosphate adenylyltransferase produces the protein MDKPMRKAIFAGSFDPITNGHLDIIFRAAKLFDELQIGVLINPNKKGLFTLEERVELIKICTKGLNNIKVIEFQGLLVNYCKENGIDTLVRGVRSEDDVNYELQMAHMNKELNPDIETIFLPTNKQYSFVSSSLIKEVLNFGADVKNLVPMEVIKAIENKTK
- the rsmD gene encoding 16S rRNA (guanine(966)-N(2))-methyltransferase RsmD; translation: MRVISGKARGLKLIAPKNDDVRPTTDRVKESLFNIINPYIMDSNILDLFAGTGSLGIECLSRGANKCIFIDNSKESINIVKTNIKKARVENESIVLNLDFKGAINSLALKNEKFDVIFMDPPYYKNMFSDALGSIDNNNLLKKDGIIVVEHDTKDKFPDNIGRLYKSRDKKYGNTTLTFYKVEE
- the recG gene encoding ATP-dependent DNA helicase RecG codes for the protein MNNLNKEIQFVKGIGPKRAEKLHKLNIFTLKDLVYYFPRQYEDRSVIKKIKQLENEDKVSIKGIITKIDTYSPRKGMKITRMDLRDDSGYIKMSFFNQEYITKVFKSGDSILVFGKVKIENNFKEFMPIEVEHYTNKSISNCKIEPVYPLTYGLTNKELQGMIKSVLVKEEFKVKEYLPQYILEKYKLCGIDFAVRNIHSPTNKETLKVALYRLVFEEFLILQLGLFYFKSGINEASGIEFEEKEKLNDIIKSLPFKLTKAQGRALNEITEDMTDSKVMNRLVQGDVGSGKTVVALLALTSAVLNGYQGALMAPTEILASQHYESFKETLGSFNIKSELLVGSLTKKQKEKVLEKVKNQEIDILIGTHALIEDKVEFKNLGIVITDEQHRFGVRQRGRLSNKGNSPDILVMTATPIPRTLALILYGDLDISIIDELPPGRQPVETIAIEYKRRNEAYENLVRSEVEKGRQVYVVCPLVDESEKIEATAAVELVEELKREFFSDLRVGLLHGKMRPSDKDGIMDDFKNKKLDILVSTTVIEVGVNVPNATLMIIENAERFGLAQLHQLRGRVGRGKHKSYCILIYNSKTEVCRERMDIMEETTDGFKISQKDLEIRGSGEFFGTRQHGLPELKIANIFKHIKILKQAQLEARYIIGQDAKLQKEDNKRLKEEILYKFSEREEISLN